A single Bifidobacterium scardovii JCM 12489 = DSM 13734 DNA region contains:
- a CDS encoding phosphotransferase — MENADNDPQLDIVAQRWPDVTLDEAGRVLAALAEPMRAQEVLAHSGRPTASGSTVRTDHGDVFIKRYDRSVRDTPSILPYHRFVAHLASAGMPCPAFLEFDEHAAPGALRTTLAVGPSVYEVCPRADGEDRYADALTWDPPRSLAEAEGLGALLARIALAAASFDEPRPESVSPFQDRFGLFASDDLDAALEDWLAQRPSVARYLKDTHRDLRRDLAEHRRLSERISGAYHQLPSCWTHGDPHVSNFLWRGDAPSAAFDFGLADRNAAVFDLVEALERNAIQFVQIMNGDDTACRPDIAGAIIRGYQRVRPLGDNERALVADMLPVAQAEASLNWIGYYADGTGRADDAAWCYDVSLIAHTAWFFRPAGRAFLDAVRAAL, encoded by the coding sequence ATGGAGAACGCCGACAACGACCCGCAGCTGGACATCGTCGCGCAGCGATGGCCCGACGTGACCCTCGACGAGGCGGGCCGCGTGCTCGCGGCGCTCGCCGAGCCGATGCGCGCGCAGGAGGTGCTGGCCCATAGCGGGCGGCCGACCGCGTCCGGGTCGACGGTGCGCACCGATCACGGCGACGTATTCATCAAGCGCTACGACCGCTCGGTGCGCGATACGCCGTCCATACTCCCCTATCACCGGTTCGTCGCGCATCTGGCGAGCGCCGGCATGCCGTGCCCGGCATTCCTCGAATTCGACGAGCACGCCGCTCCCGGCGCGCTGCGGACCACGCTCGCCGTCGGGCCATCCGTATATGAGGTCTGCCCGCGGGCCGACGGCGAGGACCGCTATGCCGACGCGCTGACCTGGGATCCCCCGCGCAGTCTCGCCGAGGCGGAGGGGCTGGGCGCCCTTCTCGCCCGCATCGCGCTCGCGGCCGCATCCTTCGACGAGCCCCGGCCGGAATCCGTCTCGCCGTTCCAGGACCGTTTCGGCCTGTTCGCCAGCGACGACCTGGACGCCGCGCTGGAGGACTGGCTGGCGCAACGCCCTTCGGTGGCCCGATATCTCAAGGACACGCACCGCGATCTGCGCCGTGATCTGGCGGAGCACCGCCGACTCTCGGAACGCATCAGCGGCGCCTACCATCAATTGCCGTCCTGCTGGACACACGGCGACCCGCATGTGTCGAATTTCCTGTGGCGCGGCGACGCGCCGTCCGCGGCGTTCGACTTCGGCCTTGCGGACCGCAACGCGGCCGTGTTCGACTTGGTGGAGGCGCTGGAGCGCAACGCCATCCAATTCGTGCAGATCATGAATGGGGACGACACCGCCTGCCGGCCCGACATCGCCGGCGCGATCATCCGTGGATACCAGCGGGTGCGCCCGCTCGGCGACAACGAACGCGCGTTGGTCGCCGACATGCTGCCCGTCGCCCAGGCGGAGGCGTCGCTGAACTGGATCGGCTACTACGCCGACGGCACCGGCCGCGCCGACGATGCGGCGTGGTGCTATGACGTGTCCCTGATCGCGCACACCGCATGGTTCTTCCGCCCCGCCGGGCGCGCGTTCCTCGACGCCGTGCGCGCCGCCCTGTAG
- the galE gene encoding UDP-glucose 4-epimerase GalE, producing MTVLVTGGCGYIGAHVVHALHEAGERVVVVDDLSYGKPTRIEGSRLYGMDIAAPGAGERLAEILDAEDVDSVIHFAARKQVGESVEKPLWYYQQNINGMLNVLTGMTKSKNAKKLVFSSSAATYGVPPVDVVPEDVVPMLPINPYGQTKLFGEWMARACEQPFGIRFCALRYFNVAGCGPVELEDPAILNLIPMLFNRLKQGKAPAIFGDDYPTPDGTCVRDYIHVSDLADAHIAALKYLDRDERKYDAFNVGTGEGTSVRQIVDEVKKVTGLPFTEAVMARRAGDPPHLIGSPKRINEEMGWHAKYDVEDIVKSAWDAWQANPEHHIDVATWKQVD from the coding sequence ATGACAGTTCTCGTCACTGGTGGGTGCGGCTATATCGGCGCCCATGTCGTCCACGCGCTTCACGAGGCCGGCGAACGGGTCGTCGTCGTCGACGATCTGAGCTACGGCAAGCCCACCCGCATCGAAGGCTCCCGTCTGTACGGCATGGACATCGCCGCGCCGGGCGCCGGCGAGCGCCTCGCCGAGATCCTCGACGCCGAAGACGTCGATTCCGTCATCCACTTCGCCGCGCGCAAGCAGGTCGGCGAATCCGTCGAGAAGCCGCTGTGGTACTACCAGCAGAACATCAACGGCATGCTCAACGTGCTCACCGGCATGACCAAGTCCAAGAACGCCAAGAAGCTCGTCTTCTCGTCCTCCGCGGCCACCTACGGCGTGCCGCCGGTCGATGTGGTGCCCGAGGACGTGGTGCCGATGCTGCCGATCAACCCCTACGGCCAGACCAAGCTCTTCGGCGAGTGGATGGCCCGCGCCTGCGAGCAGCCGTTCGGCATCCGCTTCTGCGCGCTGCGCTACTTCAACGTGGCCGGCTGCGGCCCCGTCGAGCTTGAGGATCCGGCCATCCTGAACCTCATCCCGATGCTGTTCAACCGCCTGAAGCAGGGCAAGGCCCCGGCCATCTTCGGCGATGACTACCCGACTCCGGACGGCACCTGCGTGCGCGACTACATCCACGTCTCCGACCTGGCCGACGCGCATATCGCCGCCCTGAAGTACCTCGACCGCGACGAGCGCAAGTACGACGCCTTCAACGTCGGCACCGGCGAGGGCACCTCCGTGCGCCAGATCGTCGACGAGGTCAAGAAGGTCACCGGCCTGCCGTTCACCGAGGCCGTCATGGCCCGCCGTGCCGGCGATCCGCCGCACCTCATCGGCTCTCCGAAGCGCATCAACGAGGAGATGGGCTGGCACGCCAAGTACGATGTCGAGGACATCGTCAAGTCCGCATGGGATGCGTGGCAGGCCAACCCCGAGCACCACATCGACGTCGCCACCTGGAAGCAGGTCGACTAG
- a CDS encoding DUF4190 domain-containing protein encodes MSDTTPNSDPQVPYDQQGPARGQARDQAQGQQGRSSQSNPSNPSGQPGSFSQSAPSAPQAGCGQSSYAQTPSAQPSPAQPAYGQVGGQPGGRPDGQVGYGQAYGQQSYGRQSYSQQPYGQVPYGRPGGPAYGGPGDDGRQYAQQGGQPYAGQAGQQGNLYGYPPQYGYPAAGQPYPPQGVPGYMAPYEKWNVMCIVGFVLAFVLPPVGLVLSIVALVQINKSREKSKGLSVAGIVIGAINTVLLILIIMFIGWAINAVSNYPYDRSYMYDDCSYSMDGECDGSDAWDDYADDFSAKYAGAYGASGDAVAPRESASGAFANADGRYAVEYGASLGDVLGE; translated from the coding sequence ATGAGCGATACCACTCCGAATTCAGATCCGCAGGTGCCGTACGACCAGCAGGGGCCGGCACGGGGGCAAGCGCGGGATCAGGCGCAGGGCCAGCAGGGGCGGTCCTCCCAGTCGAATCCATCGAATCCATCCGGTCAGCCGGGCTCCTTCTCCCAATCGGCTCCATCCGCGCCGCAGGCGGGGTGCGGGCAGTCTTCCTATGCGCAGACGCCTTCCGCTCAGCCGTCTCCCGCACAGCCGGCATACGGTCAGGTGGGCGGTCAACCGGGCGGTCGCCCGGACGGTCAGGTGGGGTATGGTCAGGCGTACGGCCAGCAGTCCTACGGCCGGCAATCTTACAGTCAGCAGCCTTACGGTCAGGTGCCATATGGCCGGCCGGGCGGGCCGGCGTATGGCGGGCCGGGCGACGATGGTCGGCAGTACGCGCAGCAAGGCGGGCAGCCGTATGCGGGACAGGCCGGTCAGCAGGGCAACCTGTATGGCTATCCGCCGCAGTACGGATATCCGGCTGCCGGTCAGCCCTATCCTCCGCAGGGCGTGCCGGGTTACATGGCGCCCTATGAAAAATGGAACGTGATGTGCATCGTGGGCTTTGTGCTGGCGTTCGTCCTGCCGCCGGTGGGGTTGGTGCTTTCGATCGTGGCTCTGGTGCAGATCAACAAATCCCGGGAGAAGAGCAAGGGACTGTCGGTCGCCGGCATCGTCATCGGGGCGATCAACACCGTGCTGCTCATCCTGATCATCATGTTCATCGGCTGGGCGATCAACGCGGTGTCCAACTATCCGTACGATCGGTCCTATATGTATGACGATTGCTCCTATTCGATGGACGGCGAATGCGACGGCTCGGATGCGTGGGACGATTACGCCGATGATTTCTCCGCCAAATATGCCGGCGCGTACGGCGCTTCCGGTGATGCCGTTGCCCCGCGGGAGTCGGCTTCCGGCGCGTTCGCCAATGCCGATGGGCGGTACGCGGTGGAGTATGGAGCGTCGCTGGGTGACGTGCTGGGGGAGTGA